Proteins from a genomic interval of Heteronotia binoei isolate CCM8104 ecotype False Entrance Well chromosome 5, APGP_CSIRO_Hbin_v1, whole genome shotgun sequence:
- the LOC132572449 gene encoding monocarboxylate transporter 2-like isoform X2, producing the protein MFAKCPISSILVNRFGSRPVVIFGGLLCGTGMISASFCTSIFQLYICAGFITGLGLALNLQPSVIIVGKYFLKRRPLANGLAMAGSPVMLCTLAPMNQLLFDNFGWRGSFFILGAILLNCCVAGALFRPIGAATGPAKSPKERPAVVTPEEQLETGKAGLDNEEREDRDCCENFNKYLDLSLFKHRGFLIYLIGNVLMFLGFFAPIVFLAPYGKHLGIDEYSAAFLLSILAMVDMVARPVTGLVANSRWVRPKIQYFFSFSIIFNGVCHLLCPLATGYSGLVVYSVFYGLAFGMVCAMLFETLMDLVGASRFTSAVGLVTIVECFTILLGPPLGGTIIDISGEYKYMFIKCGCVMILAGLFLFIMNYYNYRMLAKEEKGKKCEVPNVMNT; encoded by the exons GCCCCATTAGCAGTATTTTAGTGAACCGGTTTGGTAGCCGACCAGTGGTGATATTTGGCGGGCTGCTCTGTGGCACAGGGATgatctctgcttccttctgcacaagcATTTTTCAGCTGTATATTTGTGCTGGATTTATCACAG GGCTTGGCCTTGCCCTTAACCTCCAGCCTTCTGTGATCATCGTTGGAAAGTACTTCCTGAAACGACGACCACTTGCCAATGGCCTTGCCATGGCAGGAAGCCCTGTCATGCTGTGTACACTTGCCCCTATGAACCAGCTCCTTTTTGACAACTTTGGTTGGAGAGGGAGCTTTTTTATTCTGGGGGCAATTCTACTGAACTGCTGTGTGGCTGGAGCTCTCTTTAGACCCATTGGAGCAGCAACAGGCCCTGCTAAGAGCCCAAAAGAGAGGCCAGCTGTAGTGACTCCAGAAGAACAGCTGGAAACAGGAAAAGCTGGGCTTGACAATGAAGAGAGGGAGGACAGAGACTGTTGTGAAAATTTTAACAAGTACCTTGATTTATCCCTTTTCAAACACAGAGGCTTCCTGATATATTTGATAGGAAATGTGCTCATGTTTCTGGGATTTTTTGCCCCAATTGTTTTTTTGGCTCCTTATGGGAAGCACCTTGGAATTGATGAATATTCTGCAGCTTTCCTCCTCTCTATTCTTGCCATGGTGGATATGGTAGCCAGACCGGTTACAGGACTCGTTGCTAACAGCAGATGGGTGAGGCCAAAGATCCAATATTTTTTCAGCTTCTCCATTATTTTTAATGGTGTCTGCCATCTCCTGTGCCCTTTAGCAACAGGCTACTCAGGTCTAGTAGTGTATTCAGTGTTTTACGGCTTGGCTTTTGGAATGGTTTGTGCAATGCTGTTTGAAACCCTCATGGACCTTGTTGGTGCCAGCCGATTTACAAGTGCTGTAGGACTGGTCACCATAGTGGAATGTTTTACCATACTGCTTGGGCCACCTCTTGGAG GAACCATTATTGATATTTCTGGGGAATACAAATACATGTTCATTAAATGTGGTTGTGTGATGATCTTGGCTGGATTGTTCCTGTTCATCATGAATTACTACAATTACAGGATGCTTgcaaaagaagagaaagggaaaaaatgtgAAGTGCCAAATGTGATGAACACCTAA
- the LOC132572449 gene encoding monocarboxylate transporter 2-like isoform X3 has protein sequence MISASFCTSIFQLYICAGFITGLGLALNLQPSVIIVGKYFLKRRPLANGLAMAGSPVMLCTLAPMNQLLFDNFGWRGSFFILGAILLNCCVAGALFRPIGAATGPAKSPKERPAVVTPEEQLETGKAGLDNEEREDRDCCENFNKYLDLSLFKHRGFLIYLIGNVLMFLGFFAPIVFLAPYGKHLGIDEYSAAFLLSILAMVDMVARPVTGLVANSRWVRPKIQYFFSFSIIFNGVCHLLCPLATGYSGLVVYSVFYGLAFGMVCAMLFETLMDLVGASRFTSAVGLVTIVECFTILLGPPLGGTIIDISGEYKYMFIKCGCVMILAGLFLFIMNYYNYRMLAKEEKGKKCEVPNVMNT, from the exons ATgatctctgcttccttctgcacaagcATTTTTCAGCTGTATATTTGTGCTGGATTTATCACAG GGCTTGGCCTTGCCCTTAACCTCCAGCCTTCTGTGATCATCGTTGGAAAGTACTTCCTGAAACGACGACCACTTGCCAATGGCCTTGCCATGGCAGGAAGCCCTGTCATGCTGTGTACACTTGCCCCTATGAACCAGCTCCTTTTTGACAACTTTGGTTGGAGAGGGAGCTTTTTTATTCTGGGGGCAATTCTACTGAACTGCTGTGTGGCTGGAGCTCTCTTTAGACCCATTGGAGCAGCAACAGGCCCTGCTAAGAGCCCAAAAGAGAGGCCAGCTGTAGTGACTCCAGAAGAACAGCTGGAAACAGGAAAAGCTGGGCTTGACAATGAAGAGAGGGAGGACAGAGACTGTTGTGAAAATTTTAACAAGTACCTTGATTTATCCCTTTTCAAACACAGAGGCTTCCTGATATATTTGATAGGAAATGTGCTCATGTTTCTGGGATTTTTTGCCCCAATTGTTTTTTTGGCTCCTTATGGGAAGCACCTTGGAATTGATGAATATTCTGCAGCTTTCCTCCTCTCTATTCTTGCCATGGTGGATATGGTAGCCAGACCGGTTACAGGACTCGTTGCTAACAGCAGATGGGTGAGGCCAAAGATCCAATATTTTTTCAGCTTCTCCATTATTTTTAATGGTGTCTGCCATCTCCTGTGCCCTTTAGCAACAGGCTACTCAGGTCTAGTAGTGTATTCAGTGTTTTACGGCTTGGCTTTTGGAATGGTTTGTGCAATGCTGTTTGAAACCCTCATGGACCTTGTTGGTGCCAGCCGATTTACAAGTGCTGTAGGACTGGTCACCATAGTGGAATGTTTTACCATACTGCTTGGGCCACCTCTTGGAG GAACCATTATTGATATTTCTGGGGAATACAAATACATGTTCATTAAATGTGGTTGTGTGATGATCTTGGCTGGATTGTTCCTGTTCATCATGAATTACTACAATTACAGGATGCTTgcaaaagaagagaaagggaaaaaatgtgAAGTGCCAAATGTGATGAACACCTAA